In Humulus lupulus chromosome 6, drHumLupu1.1, whole genome shotgun sequence, a single genomic region encodes these proteins:
- the LOC133785506 gene encoding uncharacterized protein LOC133785506, translated as MGAFQEEMAQLHARQEEFAKEMARQRAVLEQQRRDMEARSEELKQQQEEVNRKHREATLTLEAATQKDKENLQECPTCGTSRWMSDKLTKKVRHGVPAKVLRYFPIIPRLKRMFMSKRISKELRWHHNNKSCDGKMRHPVDSAAWELVNDKWPSFSNEERNIRLGLSTDGFNPFKWLKHSGKFSYRGHRKFLKEDHPFRSKRSWFDGEVEHGNPPRIMNGTTIAEHLKDFVNAWGKSTSKKRKQNDSKEMWKKRSIFFQLPYWKKNVCESICNTLLDVAGKSKDGLKACLDLQHMGIRSALHPQEKGTRTYLPAALHTLSKLEKELFCKRLFSLKVPDGYSSNIRNCVSMEQCKLMGLKSHDCHILMQQLLPVAIKGLMPLGPRDAIIRLCTFFNRICQRVLDRESIMTLENDVIETLCLLERFFPPSFFDVMIHLVVHIGREARLFYVNILLMMSNCVINRRMKILKDYVRNRARPEGCIAECYLADECVSFCNEFTDHSIELNTKEGRNEEWSNDVILEGRPISRRKEIILTDELLEIAHRYIMLNTSVVEPFLE; from the exons ATGGGGGCCTttcaggaggagatggcacaactccACGCTAGGCAGGAGGAGTTTGctaaagagatggccaggcaaagagctgtgttagagcagcaaaggcgtgaTATGGAGGCCAGGAGTGAGGAGCTTaaacaacaacaggaggaggtcaatcgGAAACATCGTGAAGCAACGCTTACTTTGGAGGcagctaccca aaaagataaagaaaacttgCAAGAATGTCCAACATGTGGAACTTCACGTTGGATGTCAGATAAGCTGACTAAAAAGGTTCGACATGGTGTCCCAGCAAAAGTTTTGAGGTACTTTCCTATAATCCCTAGGTTGAAACGGATGTTCATGTCTAAAAGAATTTCAAAGGAATTAAgatggcatcacaacaataaaagTTGCGATGGAAAAATGCGTCACCCAGTGGATTCAGCAGCATGGGAGCTAGTCAATGATAAATGGCCATCATTTTCAAATGAAGAGAGAAATATTAGACTTGGCCTTTCCACAGATGGATTTAACCCATTTA AGTGGCTAAAACATAGTGGGAAGTTTTCATATCGAGGTCATCGGAAATTTCTTAAAGAAGACCATCCATTTCGGAGTAAAAGAAGTTGGTTTGATGGAGAAGTTGAGCATGGAAATCCCCCAAGAATCATGAATGGGACTACAATTGCTGAACACCTTAAAGATTTTGTGAATGCTTGGGGAAAATCCacttcaaagaaaaggaaacaaaatgattcaaaagaaatgtggaaAAAACGATCCATATTTTTTCAGTTACCTTATTGGAAG aaaaatgtttgtgaaagcatctGTAATACATTGCTAGATGTTGCTGGAAAAAGTAAAGATGGACTAAAAGCTTGCTTGGATTTGCAACATATGGGTATTAGGAGTGCATTACACCCACAAGAGAAGGGGACTAGAACCTACCTTCCTGCAGCTTTACACACACTATCAAAGCTTGAGaaagaattattttgtaaaaggTTGTTCTCATTGAAAGTACCTGATGGATATAGTTCAAATATTCGAAATTGTGTTTCAATGGAACAATGCAAGCTCATGGGCCTTAAGTCACACGATTGCCACAttttgatgcaacaattactacCGGTGGCTATAAAAGGATTGATGCCATTGGGTCCAAGAGATGCTATAATAAGATTATGCACGTTCTTTAACCGAATATGTCAACGTGTTCTTGATAGAGAAAGCATAATGACATTAGAAAATGATGTTATTGAAACTTTATGCTTACTAGAGAGATTCTTTCCACCATCTTTTTTTGATGTCATGATTCACTTAGTGGTTCATATCGGACGAGAAGCACGACTAT TTTATGTGAACATTCTATTAATGATGAGCAATTGTGTGATTAATAGACGCATGAAGATATTGAAAGATTATGTCAGAAATCGAGCAAGGCCTGAAGGTTGTATTGCAGAGTGTTATCTTGCAGATGAGTGTGTGAGCTTTTGTAATGAATTCACTGACCATTCAATTGAACTAAACACAAAAGAAGGTCGAAATGAAGAGTGGTCAAATGATGTGATACTTGAAGGTCGTCCAATTTCTAGGAGGAAAGAAATTATATTGACAGATGAGTTGTTAGAAATTGCACATCGATACATTATGTTAAATACATCTGTTGTGGAGCCTTTTCTAGAGTAA